The following are encoded together in the Citrobacter arsenatis genome:
- a CDS encoding ImcF-related family protein → MKGDDVKNNKRVSTWFIVMLIVATGGFFIWVENPLIHISTMEKKLNASLIVAGICITILLFDDAIVRLWQMIISRSYFQRFNLLSGLSNSGRKSKKAIKNSRAEILNHVLTYLRQSYGRRWRAKTRILLVMGDASQVEQLVPKLTTQRWVEGDGVVLIWGGTLTETPDASLFDAIRKLHRRPLDGIVWVTPTFQHQDTLVQSAPVVSLTAEQIDNAARHLQAVFTTLRWRVPVYLWSLNGAQFVRDDVTLHSATCLFPAGCTTALCRSQLTSLAMQMAEQGTQQVTRNIRDNFLLKMANLLMPNAEAISESLSTFFSPHRSLPLAAVILSQYAEDTSSLIAHAWMRDERWRALLDSLPALPAELKAQRTGRSGMRVLAVCTAGLMLLWGAGMVVSFLASRNLIGKSLDQASLAGGVDKPLAERLTALSALQQTPGQLRWRQQNGVPWYYRFGLSQNDALLDALWPRYTRIAIPLLRDEAAQHLTQELTALTRLAPDSPQFAARAKIAYNQLKMYLMLSRPEQMEALFFSQALMQDWPERAGISRASWQGVGPGLWQFWGENLQAHPEWKIAADKNLISQVRALLIRQMGIRNGEAALYQKIIEQVTPHYTDLRLEDMTGETRAEHVFYTRNSVAGVYTRKAWEEEVLPAIEKIVNNRREEMDQVLGDDTHSASDPLSPQALKARLSERYFTDFADNWLDFLNSIRSKRTQTLSDAIDQLTLIADIRQSPLVALMNTLAVQGRTGLTGEALSDSLVKSAKDLFNTKENQIIDQHAREEGPMASTFSPILALMDEQSAGQDISHLSLQTYLTRVTQVRLKLQQITNAADPQGMSQALAQTVFQGKTIDLTTTRDYGNLVAASLGQAWSGFGQTMFVQPLEQSWQQVLQPTAAGLNAQWKALIVNDWNSAFGGRYPFRDVGSEASLPLLAQYLRSDNGRIPHFLESHLSGVLHKQGSHWVADTVNAQGLEFNPAFLEAMDQLSQIADVAFIRGEAGMRFELRPGTARDVMQTDLVLDGQKLTYVNQMPAWKNVVWPADTQASGATLSWVSTNSGTRIYSDNPGTWGWIRLLEKAEITDNAGVSSGFNLRWTAQDGLPLNYTLRTEAGEGPLVLLKLRDFELPEAIFVVSGKISSEEEE, encoded by the coding sequence ATGAAGGGTGATGATGTGAAAAATAATAAGCGTGTAAGTACGTGGTTTATTGTTATGCTGATAGTAGCTACGGGGGGATTTTTCATTTGGGTAGAAAATCCATTGATTCATATTTCAACCATGGAGAAAAAACTAAATGCGTCACTGATAGTTGCTGGTATATGTATCACAATATTACTTTTTGATGATGCAATTGTTCGTTTATGGCAAATGATTATTTCAAGAAGTTATTTTCAGCGTTTTAACCTATTGTCTGGTTTAAGTAATTCTGGGCGTAAATCAAAGAAAGCTATTAAAAATAGTCGTGCTGAAATTTTAAATCATGTACTTACATATCTTCGTCAGAGTTACGGTCGCCGCTGGCGCGCCAAAACGCGTATCCTGCTGGTGATGGGGGATGCCTCTCAGGTTGAGCAACTGGTGCCAAAACTCACCACTCAGCGCTGGGTTGAAGGGGATGGCGTGGTGTTAATCTGGGGAGGTACGCTCACTGAAACGCCAGATGCCTCGTTGTTTGATGCGATACGCAAGCTGCATCGGCGTCCGCTGGATGGGATTGTATGGGTAACCCCCACTTTTCAGCACCAGGATACACTGGTTCAATCGGCACCTGTTGTCTCTTTAACCGCAGAACAAATAGATAATGCCGCCCGCCATCTTCAGGCTGTTTTTACCACGCTCCGCTGGCGAGTACCGGTATACCTTTGGTCGCTGAATGGCGCTCAATTCGTCCGGGATGACGTAACCTTGCACTCTGCGACGTGTTTGTTCCCTGCAGGATGCACCACGGCTTTATGTCGTTCGCAGTTGACCTCGCTGGCAATGCAGATGGCGGAGCAGGGCACGCAGCAGGTTACGCGCAATATCCGCGATAACTTCTTACTAAAAATGGCTAACTTGCTGATGCCTAATGCAGAAGCCATCAGCGAATCGTTGTCCACTTTTTTCAGTCCGCATCGGTCTCTGCCGCTGGCGGCGGTAATCCTGAGCCAGTATGCGGAAGATACTTCATCGCTCATCGCGCATGCCTGGATGCGTGATGAGCGCTGGCGTGCGCTGCTTGATTCACTCCCTGCGTTACCTGCTGAACTAAAGGCACAGCGTACAGGCCGTTCAGGGATGCGCGTGTTGGCCGTCTGTACAGCCGGTTTGATGCTGCTATGGGGGGCGGGAATGGTGGTGTCTTTTCTGGCTAGTCGCAATCTGATCGGCAAAAGTCTGGACCAGGCGAGCCTGGCAGGCGGTGTGGATAAACCGCTCGCCGAGCGTCTTACGGCGCTGTCTGCTCTGCAGCAAACGCCTGGTCAGCTTCGCTGGCGTCAGCAGAATGGGGTGCCGTGGTACTACCGCTTCGGCTTAAGCCAAAATGATGCTCTGTTGGATGCGCTATGGCCGCGTTATACACGTATCGCTATTCCACTCTTGCGTGATGAAGCCGCCCAACATCTTACCCAGGAATTAACGGCGTTAACCCGACTGGCTCCAGACAGCCCGCAGTTTGCCGCCCGGGCAAAGATCGCCTACAACCAGCTGAAAATGTATCTGATGCTTTCCCGGCCTGAGCAGATGGAGGCGTTATTTTTTAGTCAGGCGCTGATGCAAGACTGGCCGGAGCGAGCGGGTATTTCGCGCGCATCATGGCAGGGCGTTGGCCCTGGGCTCTGGCAATTCTGGGGAGAGAACCTTCAGGCGCATCCTGAATGGAAGATAGCAGCCGATAAAAATCTTATTAGCCAGGTGCGAGCGCTGTTAATTCGTCAGATGGGGATCCGCAATGGTGAAGCCGCCCTGTATCAGAAAATCATTGAACAGGTAACGCCACATTACACCGATCTTCGTCTGGAAGACATGACCGGCGAGACTCGGGCAGAGCACGTATTTTATACCCGGAATTCGGTTGCTGGCGTGTATACCCGCAAAGCCTGGGAAGAGGAGGTTTTGCCTGCTATTGAGAAAATCGTCAACAACCGTCGGGAAGAAATGGATCAGGTGCTGGGAGATGATACGCATTCTGCAAGCGACCCTCTCTCTCCACAGGCCTTAAAGGCGCGTCTTAGCGAGCGTTACTTCACGGATTTTGCCGACAACTGGCTGGATTTTCTCAACAGTATTCGCTCGAAGCGCACCCAGACGCTAAGTGATGCTATCGATCAACTCACGTTGATTGCAGATATCCGTCAGTCTCCTCTGGTTGCGTTAATGAATACGCTCGCCGTTCAGGGACGCACAGGGTTAACCGGAGAAGCGCTGTCGGATTCGCTGGTGAAGTCGGCAAAGGATCTATTTAACACCAAAGAAAATCAAATCATTGACCAACATGCGCGGGAAGAAGGCCCTATGGCGAGTACCTTCTCGCCAATCCTGGCATTGATGGATGAACAATCGGCTGGGCAGGATATCAGTCATCTGAGTCTGCAAACCTACCTGACCCGGGTAACGCAGGTCAGGCTGAAACTCCAGCAGATTACTAACGCTGCCGATCCGCAAGGCATGAGCCAGGCCCTGGCGCAAACGGTGTTTCAGGGTAAAACCATCGATCTCACCACCACGCGTGACTATGGCAATCTGGTGGCTGCCAGTCTGGGGCAAGCATGGAGTGGATTTGGTCAAACGATGTTTGTTCAGCCACTGGAGCAGTCATGGCAGCAGGTGTTGCAACCCACCGCGGCGGGCCTGAATGCGCAATGGAAGGCGCTGATTGTGAATGACTGGAACAGCGCATTCGGCGGACGTTATCCGTTTCGCGATGTTGGCAGTGAGGCTTCTCTGCCGCTGCTGGCGCAATATCTGCGAAGCGATAATGGGCGAATCCCGCATTTTCTCGAAAGTCATTTAAGCGGTGTGCTGCATAAACAGGGAAGTCACTGGGTTGCCGACACGGTGAATGCTCAGGGGCTGGAGTTTAATCCGGCGTTTCTCGAGGCGATGGACCAACTCAGTCAAATTGCGGATGTCGCATTTATTCGTGGAGAAGCCGGGATGCGTTTTGAATTGCGTCCTGGAACGGCGCGCGACGTGATGCAGACTGACCTCGTGCTGGATGGGCAGAAACTCACTTACGTTAATCAGATGCCAGCGTGGAAAAACGTTGTCTGGCCTGCTGATACGCAAGCGTCAGGGGCAACCCTAAGCTGGGTGAGCACCAATTCGGGAACCCGAATCTACTCAGATAACCCCGGTACCTGGGGGTGGATCCGACTGCTTGAGAAAGCGGAGATAACCGACAATGCTGGCGTGAGCAGCGGCTTTAATCTGCGCTGGACTGCGCAGGATGGATTGCCGCTGAACTATACCCTGCGAACTGAAGCCGGTGAAGGTCCCCTTGTATTACTCAAACTTCGCGATTTTGAGCTACCAGAAGCAATTTTTGTTGTAAGCGGCAAGATCTCCTCAGAGGAAGAAGAATGA
- the tssF gene encoding type VI secretion system baseplate subunit TssF, with protein MEDLTLRYYDAEMRYLREAAKEFAQAHPDRAAMLDLDKAGIPDPYVERLFEGFAFSMGRLRAKIDDHLPEFTEGLMSLLWPHYLRTIPSLSVVELLPDIDVLKMSERINARFGILSQPVGPKKTVCQYRTTQPVTLNPLSVVAVNIDAEPDGRSVIRMRIKCNPQMDWSQTDLTHLSLYLSGDAPVTHALHLALTKRLASLYLRLPNSVERIRLEGYFSPGGFADEDSLWPKGDTAFGGWQLLLEYFTFREKFMFVHLNGLEKISFPAGIDCFEIEAVLTQQWSSELPVGSENIRLHCVPVINLFTIEADPLVVNGLESEYLLRPRRLQDGHTEIYAVDAVSGSQRTRNAVYAPFTSFRHKGGMMRRNAPERYYHTRVRRGVSGLYDTWLILGGDAWERDRLAEYETLSLKVTGTNGQLPRRALQSTLLNRCEQILQTPLAVRNLCKPTLPAYPPAEDRFHWRVLSHLGSSFLNMMASAEVLKGTLSLYNWQDDELNYRRLDAIMNVQQHEIQRFEKGFLLRGVDIEITLDENGFTGEGDIHLFGEMLNRFFALYADIHLFNQLTLIIQPAGKSLRWKENHNQRLPGC; from the coding sequence ATGGAAGATTTAACTCTGCGTTATTATGACGCGGAAATGCGTTATTTAAGGGAAGCGGCAAAAGAGTTTGCACAGGCGCATCCGGATCGTGCAGCGATGCTGGATCTGGATAAAGCCGGCATTCCCGATCCGTATGTGGAGCGATTATTTGAAGGTTTTGCATTTTCGATGGGGCGATTGCGCGCTAAAATTGACGATCATCTCCCTGAATTTACCGAAGGCTTGATGAGTCTGCTGTGGCCGCATTATTTACGTACCATTCCCTCCTTAAGTGTTGTCGAGCTTTTACCTGATATTGATGTGCTGAAAATGAGCGAGCGGATTAACGCGAGGTTTGGCATATTGTCACAGCCCGTTGGCCCTAAAAAAACGGTATGTCAGTATCGTACTACCCAGCCCGTTACGCTTAATCCGCTGTCTGTCGTGGCGGTGAATATTGATGCCGAACCTGATGGGCGCTCGGTCATCCGTATGCGAATAAAGTGCAATCCACAGATGGACTGGTCGCAAACCGATCTGACGCACCTCAGCCTTTACCTCAGCGGTGACGCGCCGGTGACCCACGCGCTGCACCTTGCTTTGACAAAGCGTCTGGCTTCTCTTTATTTGAGACTCCCCAACAGCGTAGAACGTATTCGACTGGAGGGTTACTTTTCCCCGGGCGGATTTGCCGATGAAGACAGTTTGTGGCCAAAAGGCGATACGGCGTTTGGCGGTTGGCAATTGTTGCTTGAGTATTTTACGTTCCGCGAAAAATTTATGTTTGTCCATCTTAACGGTCTGGAAAAGATATCGTTTCCTGCGGGTATAGACTGCTTTGAAATAGAAGCGGTACTGACTCAACAGTGGAGTTCTGAGCTTCCTGTGGGGAGTGAAAATATCCGTCTTCATTGCGTTCCGGTTATTAATCTTTTCACGATTGAGGCCGATCCGCTGGTAGTTAATGGTCTGGAAAGCGAATATTTGCTGCGTCCGCGAAGGTTGCAGGATGGCCACACGGAAATTTATGCAGTCGATGCGGTTTCAGGTTCACAGCGAACGCGTAATGCTGTTTATGCTCCTTTTACCAGCTTTCGCCATAAGGGAGGCATGATGCGCCGGAACGCGCCCGAGCGTTATTACCATACTCGCGTCAGACGCGGCGTATCCGGATTATATGATACATGGCTGATCCTCGGAGGAGATGCCTGGGAACGGGATCGTCTTGCTGAGTATGAAACCTTGTCTTTGAAAGTGACCGGCACAAACGGTCAACTACCGCGGCGAGCTCTGCAAAGTACATTGCTCAATCGTTGTGAGCAGATCCTCCAGACGCCCCTTGCCGTGCGCAATCTGTGTAAACCGACGCTACCTGCTTACCCTCCCGCTGAGGATCGTTTTCACTGGCGAGTGTTGAGCCACCTGGGCTCCAGCTTTCTGAATATGATGGCCAGCGCTGAAGTGCTCAAAGGAACGTTGTCTCTCTATAACTGGCAGGATGATGAGCTTAATTATCGTCGCCTGGATGCGATCATGAATGTTCAACAACATGAAATACAGCGCTTTGAAAAAGGATTTCTACTTCGTGGGGTGGACATCGAAATAACGCTTGATGAGAACGGATTTACAGGTGAAGGCGATATTCATCTGTTTGGTGAAATGCTTAATCGCTTTTTTGCATTGTATGCGGATATTCATTTGTTTAATCAGCTTACTTTAATCATACAGCCGGCAGGGAAAAGCTTGCGATGGAAAGAGAATCACAATCAGCGGCTACCCGGCTGCTAA
- a CDS encoding PAAR domain-containing protein — translation MLGVIRLSDKTTHGGIVLEGSSGVIFMGLPVSCMLDKVFCPIHGETIIIEGDFGSRINGKPIALHGHRCGCGCTLISSLPIAGRL, via the coding sequence ATGCTTGGCGTTATTCGTCTTTCAGATAAAACGACTCATGGCGGTATTGTCCTTGAAGGGAGTTCTGGCGTTATTTTTATGGGATTGCCGGTTTCTTGTATGCTGGATAAAGTTTTCTGCCCAATACATGGCGAAACAATTATAATTGAAGGAGATTTCGGTTCCAGAATTAATGGTAAGCCTATCGCTCTCCATGGTCACCGTTGTGGATGTGGTTGTACATTAATTTCCTCATTACCTATTGCTGGAAGGCTGTAA
- the tssA gene encoding type VI secretion system protein TssA, with translation MSALKRLLAASTTSPEEQQQLMEQAQTQTALWQNWLLPISVAKPGGEDPGYDDDFQRMREEVNKLSGAQTDLIIELAEKILTHTCKDVRVVTYYIWARLHQDGESGLADGLNLLAGLMQQYGDSLHPLRANSHKAALEWLAGGRMLDSLARFPEVSRPDAQRIAGALMLLEQQFSQREESIRPGLGALYSALENRLAQSGGAQALVPQNISAQPSRHSAETPVLKGIASGRELLEQARVLAKYLSDQPDGWLAAHHLMKSVRLDTVSQLPPPDGAGRTRLVPPKSDYRAQLKRLYLQQSWTELIELTDSLFVEGVNHFWLDVQWYLHQALMRAGSPWDKNAAIIISDLKMLLHRMPGLETLAFNDGTPFADDVTREWIARDVLQESDWQTEKIAAVSAGADDDILLLESEALTLADSEGVEAALAWLQARPGIISGRQRWLRQLLMARLTEQCGRNDLALHLLGELNTTAHSLTLKQWEPDLMFEVKARRLKLLRLKANRSESDKARLAPEMDSLLSGLVAIDPARAAVLCG, from the coding sequence ATGAGCGCTCTGAAACGTCTACTGGCAGCCAGCACGACTTCGCCAGAAGAACAACAGCAACTAATGGAACAGGCGCAAACGCAGACTGCGCTATGGCAAAACTGGCTATTGCCAATTTCAGTAGCCAAACCTGGTGGTGAAGATCCTGGCTATGACGATGATTTTCAGCGCATGCGAGAGGAGGTGAATAAACTTTCAGGCGCGCAAACGGATCTCATCATTGAGCTTGCGGAAAAAATCCTGACCCACACCTGTAAAGATGTCCGCGTTGTCACTTACTACATATGGGCGCGTTTGCATCAGGATGGTGAGTCCGGCCTGGCGGATGGTCTGAATTTGCTGGCTGGCCTGATGCAGCAATATGGCGATTCTCTCCATCCCTTAAGAGCCAACAGCCATAAGGCCGCCCTTGAATGGCTGGCAGGTGGAAGGATGCTGGATAGTCTGGCGCGTTTTCCCGAAGTTTCACGACCTGACGCGCAACGGATCGCCGGTGCGCTGATGCTGCTTGAGCAGCAGTTTAGTCAGCGAGAGGAGAGTATTCGTCCAGGGCTTGGGGCGTTGTATAGCGCGCTGGAGAATCGGCTGGCACAGTCTGGCGGCGCTCAGGCATTGGTACCGCAAAATATCAGTGCTCAGCCCAGTCGGCACAGCGCAGAAACCCCCGTCCTCAAAGGTATTGCCTCTGGTCGTGAGCTGCTGGAACAGGCACGGGTGTTGGCAAAATACTTAAGCGATCAGCCGGATGGCTGGCTGGCGGCGCATCATTTGATGAAAAGTGTGCGGCTCGATACGGTCAGCCAGCTTCCTCCGCCAGATGGCGCCGGACGTACGCGCCTGGTACCGCCCAAGAGTGATTATCGCGCGCAGCTCAAACGTCTGTATTTGCAGCAAAGCTGGACCGAACTGATTGAGTTAACGGATAGCTTATTTGTTGAGGGAGTGAATCATTTCTGGCTGGACGTGCAGTGGTACCTTCATCAGGCATTAATGAGGGCGGGATCGCCTTGGGATAAAAATGCCGCGATTATCATCAGTGATCTGAAAATGCTGCTACATCGGATGCCGGGTCTGGAAACGCTAGCTTTTAACGATGGAACCCCCTTTGCTGACGATGTCACCCGCGAGTGGATAGCTCGTGACGTGCTGCAGGAAAGCGACTGGCAGACTGAAAAAATCGCCGCGGTTAGTGCAGGAGCGGACGACGATATTCTGCTACTTGAAAGCGAAGCTCTGACGCTGGCGGATAGCGAAGGCGTTGAAGCAGCACTTGCCTGGCTTCAGGCACGCCCCGGCATTATTTCAGGTCGACAGCGTTGGTTACGCCAGTTGTTGATGGCCCGTCTGACCGAACAATGTGGGCGCAACGATCTCGCGCTGCATTTGCTTGGCGAATTGAATACCACAGCACACTCTCTCACTCTCAAACAATGGGAGCCTGACCTGATGTTTGAAGTTAAAGCGCGACGGCTGAAACTTTTGCGTTTAAAAGCCAACCGCAGTGAAAGTGACAAAGCGCGTCTGGCACCAGAGATGGACTCCCTGTTGTCCGGTTTGGTCGCCATTGATCCCGCCAGAGCTGCCGTCTTGTGTGGCTAA